TGGTGATGCCCATGAGGAGAGAGAAGAtgcagggccaggcagggtgGCCGAAGGTGGGCCTCCCGTTGGGGTAGACGCACATGATGAAGAGGGGGATGAAGACTACACGGATGCAGGAGTAGACAAGGAGGTGGGTCCCTCTCCAGTCATagggcagggcagccaggaTCTGCAGCGAGAGGCAGAGACCATGCTTGGGGGCCAAGGAGGCTGGGAAGGGCAATATGGTTCCCAAAATGGGGCAGCAAGGGGAAGCTGAGATGGTGGCAAGACCATCTGCTGCAGGAGCCCAACCTCAGCCACGCCGGTGAGCAACCTCACACTAGTTAGATACCCGTGGGGTGGAGATGACCCTTGGTGGAGCCAAGCGGCTTTGAAAGAGGACACAAAAAGGAGGCATGGTGGAAGGGAACGCATCCGCCCCACCGTGTTGGAGTTGGCCTCTCTCCTACCTTGCCGACGAAGTCGGAGAGGTTGAAGATGGCCATGATGAGGATGGGGAGCCATTCCCCCAGCGTGCAGTTGTGGATCTCTGACTCCAGCCCGGGAAAGAGGCACAGCGTGATGAAGTAGGTCATGGCGATGGAGAGCATGTAGGCCCAGATGAGCCGGGACACGACGTAGCGGTGGAGCAGCATGTCTGGCAGGTATGGGCAGGACAGCTCAGCCAAAACCCACAGCCCTCCCCTTGCAGAGCCTCGAAGGCTTGCCTGCACCTCAACAGTGGCTTCCAAAGATGCGATTGCCCGATGTTTTTGGGTGCATTGAGAAGGGATGACCCTTCCCCAAAGTCCTAGACCACCGATCGCTCCTTCTGCCCcacaaaatgctgcaaaattgacttgccccccacccccccgccctgAGCCCACCACCCACCTCTGAAGCTGGGCCAGCTCCTCTTGATTTTGGGCCGAGGGACGTCAAAGCGCATGTAGGTGCCGCTGCCGGCCAGCTCAGCTTCAGGGCctgggctgccccggggggAGCTCGGCTGCCCCCGCGGCCGGTTCTCCTGTGTGAGGGAGAGCAGGGACACCAGTGCTGGGCTCCAGTGGGGAGAGGGACCCAGGGGCATCAAGGAAACCCGCCCTTGGCTTACAAATCGGATGTCCTCAGCAGTGACGTCGTGGTGGACGCGGTAGCCTGTCCCATGGTCACCAGTCCCCCGGGGCTCAGGGAGACCCTTGCGGGAGCAGGTGGTGTAGTAGCGGACAAAGTGGGTGCGCTTCACCAGGAGGTGGAGGATGAAGCACGTCAGCTCCATGCCGATGGAGATGAAGAAGAAGATGACCGTGTTCTCCTTCTCGTctgacagcagcagcttggTGAAGATGCGGCTGAGTGAGATGATGACCCCGGCGGTGCCTGGTGGCACAGGAGAGCTATTGGCACCGGGTCCTGCTGAACCCCACGGCTCGGGCACCCCCAGCGGTCCCCCACCATATGGAGGTGATGCCTCCAGGTGTGGAGTAAGTGATTTTTTTGGGGGCAGTGGAGCCATCTCTGGGTAgagacccccacccccagcttgACGTGGCAGTGCAGTGGGTCTTGCAAGTGATTTACAAACCATTCAACACCCTGGTTTGCTGgggagcaccctggggtgcccctgATCTGCTGGCAACCTGGCtaggctgtgctggggacagcagggccCTGGGTGTGACTCACCAGGGCCCTGGGAGACAGTAGGGGAGGGTCCCCCCCAAGTGAACCCACACAGCTGAACACGGACGCGGACGCAGGTACTTACTCTCGCCCGTCATCACCCCCTGCGTGTAGCGCTTGGGCAGCAGCCCCGTGTAGCCGTAGAAGCTGGATTGCTGCACTTCAGGAGAGATGTGCcgaggggagaaggagggattATTGCTGCAGCCGAAATGCCAggtaggggggaaaaaaaaccctggtgGGGGCCCACGTGCCGTGCCACCCGGGAGCTACACCCTTCCTGAACAGCCAATGCCCAAAGCCTTCTTGCCCCAAAAGTGGGggggcttttttccctccctggaTGCCCCACCATGGCTGTTCCCACCAAGATTGGCCACCAGGTGCAAGGCACTGGGAAGCCCAAATGGTGACCCAAATGGCAAAGTCATTGTGGTGTCGGGGACTAATGCACGGTTTGGTGCTGGTGCCCCTCTCCAGTCCTGTGGTGCCTGGACAGAGGTGGAGGGGACGGAGCAGGGACACAAGGGTCAGCTTACAGGGATCAGAGCAGGAGGTTGTCCCAGGAGACCACGGCTCTTGGGGATGGGGATGTTTTCCCACCCCTGTCTGAAGGGCTGTGTTTGCCCCAGTGCCAGCCACTGTCCCGCATACCTGTGCAGCCAAAGGCCACCACCCCGACGGCAACCAGGTTGATGGCGTAGGCTTGCCTGCGGGTGAAGAGCTCCAGCCAGACGTCGCAGATGCTGACGAAGAGCAGGGGCCCCAGGGCAAAGAGGTAGCCTGCAGGTGGGAGATGGAGGCGGGTGGCGGTGGGGCAACATGGGGccagtgctgctgggggctgtggggaccccCACTCACCCACGGAGATCCGGGTGTGCAAGCTCAGCAGCTCCACCAGCGCATTGTTGAGGATGACAGCCACCAAGGCCACCAGGATGTAGGTGAGGCTCATGTCAAAGACGATGGAGGTCCCTGCGGAGAGGCAGGTGATGGGGGGTGGCGGGGGTCCGGCCCCCCTGGAAGCAGGGCTGAGCTCTCCCCAGGTTTGGGGTAGCAGGGAAGTGCTGCAACTGCTGGAGACCTACCTGGGTATTTATGGTGCAGGTAGTCCACATCGGTGATAAAGCTGTTGTACGGCAGAAGAAAAcccaccccagccagcagcatggCAAAGTAAATCCCATGGTATCGATCCTGGGGCTCGGGATCCTCAGAAACTGCCCCataaggggaaagaaagagaaaaagatgtg
Above is a genomic segment from Ciconia boyciana chromosome 13, ASM3463844v1, whole genome shotgun sequence containing:
- the SLC29A4 gene encoding equilibrative nucleoside transporter 4; this encodes MPQSRRGGGRSATMGSVGAERFKELSPAGTPEGNVVMSFSFDSYQLEEDELQRGSQAKGILTFMEPVSEDPEPQDRYHGIYFAMLLAGVGFLLPYNSFITDVDYLHHKYPGTSIVFDMSLTYILVALVAVILNNALVELLSLHTRISVGYLFALGPLLFVSICDVWLELFTRRQAYAINLVAVGVVAFGCTVQQSSFYGYTGLLPKRYTQGVMTGESTAGVIISLSRIFTKLLLSDEKENTVIFFFISIGMELTCFILHLLVKRTHFVRYYTTCSRKGLPEPRGTGDHGTGYRVHHDVTAEDIRFENRPRGQPSSPRGSPGPEAELAGSGTYMRFDVPRPKIKRSWPSFRDMLLHRYVVSRLIWAYMLSIAMTYFITLCLFPGLESEIHNCTLGEWLPILIMAIFNLSDFVGKILAALPYDWRGTHLLVYSCIRVVFIPLFIMCVYPNGRPTFGHPAWPCIFSLLMGITNGYFGSVPMILAAGKVSPEQRELAGNTMTVSYMTGLTLGSAVAYFAYSLTSTSHSTCFYTETSNGSSTLGY